A stretch of Aythya fuligula isolate bAytFul2 chromosome 1, bAytFul2.pri, whole genome shotgun sequence DNA encodes these proteins:
- the RASSF3 gene encoding ras association domain-containing protein 3 isoform X2 — protein sequence MACLAAHGTLDGSDNGQDVQKEREPHVYLSKEEVKEKIQSYNSSVTDKLKMTLNSNGIYTGFIKVQMELCRPITVQSSPSQGRCAHSNNETAFCLPNDCVNTLHISSTNTVREVIEALLKKFFVTDNPAKFALYKRCHKEDQVYTCKLSDREHPLYLRLVAGPRTEMLSFVLREHETGEVMWEAFSLPELQNFLRILDKEENEQLQILKKRYAAYRDKLEEALGGVWKPG from the exons GATGTTCAGAAGGAGAGAGAACCTCATGTTTATCTCAGTAAAGAAGAagttaaagagaaaatacaaagctaTAATTCATCTGTCACTGATAAATTAAAGATGACCTTG AACTCAAATGGGATTTACACTGGCTTCATCAAAGTTCAGATGGAACTATGCAGACCGATCACTGTGCAGTCTTCCCCCAGCCAGGGGAGGTGTGCTCACAGCAATAACGAAACTGCTTTTTGCTTGCCGAACGACTGTGTGAATACACTTCACATCAGCAGCACCAATACTGTTCGTGAAGTTATTGAGGCCTTGCTCAAAAAGTTTTTCGTGACCGACAACCCCGCGAAATTTGCACTTTACAAACGCTGTCACAAGGAAGACCAAG TTTATACATGCAAGCTGTCAGACCGAGAACATCCCCTCTACCTGCGTTTGGTGGCAGGCCCCAGGACGGAAATGCTTAGTTTTGTTCTACGTGAGCATGAAACTGGAGAAGTTATG TGGGAAGCTTTTAGTCTTCCTGAACTGCAAAACTTCTTGCGTATACTGGACAAAGAGGAAAACGAGCAACTTCAAATCCTGAAGAAGCGTTATGCAGCTTACAGAGACAAACTTGAAGAAGCCCTTGGTGGGGTGTGGAAACCTGGTTAA
- the RASSF3 gene encoding ras association domain-containing protein 3 isoform X3 — MVQDVQKEREPHVYLSKEEVKEKIQSYNSSVTDKLKMTLNSNGIYTGFIKVQMELCRPITVQSSPSQGRCAHSNNETAFCLPNDCVNTLHISSTNTVREVIEALLKKFFVTDNPAKFALYKRCHKEDQVYTCKLSDREHPLYLRLVAGPRTEMLSFVLREHETGEVMWEAFSLPELQNFLRILDKEENEQLQILKKRYAAYRDKLEEALGGVWKPG, encoded by the exons ATGGTGCAG GATGTTCAGAAGGAGAGAGAACCTCATGTTTATCTCAGTAAAGAAGAagttaaagagaaaatacaaagctaTAATTCATCTGTCACTGATAAATTAAAGATGACCTTG AACTCAAATGGGATTTACACTGGCTTCATCAAAGTTCAGATGGAACTATGCAGACCGATCACTGTGCAGTCTTCCCCCAGCCAGGGGAGGTGTGCTCACAGCAATAACGAAACTGCTTTTTGCTTGCCGAACGACTGTGTGAATACACTTCACATCAGCAGCACCAATACTGTTCGTGAAGTTATTGAGGCCTTGCTCAAAAAGTTTTTCGTGACCGACAACCCCGCGAAATTTGCACTTTACAAACGCTGTCACAAGGAAGACCAAG TTTATACATGCAAGCTGTCAGACCGAGAACATCCCCTCTACCTGCGTTTGGTGGCAGGCCCCAGGACGGAAATGCTTAGTTTTGTTCTACGTGAGCATGAAACTGGAGAAGTTATG TGGGAAGCTTTTAGTCTTCCTGAACTGCAAAACTTCTTGCGTATACTGGACAAAGAGGAAAACGAGCAACTTCAAATCCTGAAGAAGCGTTATGCAGCTTACAGAGACAAACTTGAAGAAGCCCTTGGTGGGGTGTGGAAACCTGGTTAA